One region of Kytococcus sedentarius DSM 20547 genomic DNA includes:
- a CDS encoding MFS transporter codes for MSRSPVWLAALFIATLALGTDEFVIAGVLNTVAADLGVTPGAAGQLVTGFAFAFALGAPVLAVWLDRYPRRLVLCGGLMVFVLANLGCAIAPDLAVLFGLRIVAGLSAAAVSTTAFAAAAEGAPEGRQGTYLSVVTAGLTVALFTGVPVGTWIAGAWGWRSTFLLIAAVAAVAAVIALTTMPRLPGAAASTLATRLAPLRRPAVLRMVAAIFLCGTGGLMFYTYLGPITVHTLGDDNALPILLLIVGLVGVVSALLGGRLTDAYGPRRARLAILGGHALALGLAAVLVIVGAPVWLFAIGIGLWSVFAWALNPPMQASTIAAAPEAAMTAVSLNISGLYLGTAVAGAIGGLTLDHLGASAIPFVGAVALVAAWLVAAPAIPTRTEPQRESAAQP; via the coding sequence ATGTCACGCAGCCCCGTCTGGCTCGCCGCCTTGTTCATCGCTACGTTGGCGCTGGGCACCGATGAGTTCGTCATCGCCGGAGTCCTGAACACTGTCGCCGCCGACCTTGGGGTCACCCCTGGGGCGGCGGGGCAGTTGGTGACGGGTTTCGCGTTCGCGTTCGCTCTCGGTGCCCCGGTGCTGGCGGTCTGGCTCGACCGATACCCGCGCCGTCTTGTGCTCTGCGGCGGGTTGATGGTGTTCGTCCTGGCGAACCTCGGCTGCGCTATCGCGCCTGATCTGGCGGTGCTGTTCGGGTTGCGCATCGTCGCGGGCTTGTCGGCGGCCGCGGTCTCGACCACGGCGTTCGCGGCAGCGGCCGAGGGCGCCCCCGAGGGCAGGCAGGGCACCTACCTCTCTGTGGTGACGGCCGGGCTGACGGTGGCGCTGTTCACCGGGGTGCCGGTCGGCACCTGGATCGCCGGAGCTTGGGGGTGGCGCTCGACGTTCCTCCTCATCGCCGCGGTCGCCGCCGTCGCTGCGGTGATCGCCCTGACGACCATGCCCCGGCTGCCGGGTGCCGCCGCGAGCACGCTGGCGACGCGACTGGCCCCGCTGCGCCGTCCGGCGGTGCTGCGGATGGTCGCGGCGATCTTCTTGTGCGGCACGGGCGGGCTGATGTTCTACACCTACCTCGGCCCTATCACCGTCCACACCCTGGGCGACGACAACGCGCTGCCGATCCTGCTGCTGATCGTTGGGCTCGTCGGGGTCGTCTCGGCGCTGCTGGGCGGTCGCCTCACCGACGCCTACGGCCCCAGGCGGGCACGCTTGGCGATCCTCGGCGGGCACGCCCTCGCCCTCGGCCTTGCCGCGGTTCTGGTGATCGTCGGTGCACCGGTCTGGCTGTTCGCTATCGGGATCGGCCTGTGGTCGGTGTTCGCGTGGGCGCTCAACCCGCCCATGCAGGCCAGCACCATCGCCGCCGCGCCCGAGGCGGCCATGACTGCGGTCTCACTCAACATCTCAGGCCTCTACCTCGGCACCGCCGTCGCCGGAGCCATCGGCGGGCTCACCCTCGACCACCTCGGCGCATCCGCGATCCCCTTTGTTGGTGCTGTCGCTCTCGTGGCGGCATGGCTGGTCGCGGCCCCCGCGATCCCGACTCGCACAGAGCCTCAGCGCGAGAGCGCCGCACAGCCGTGA
- a CDS encoding recombinase family protein: MSIATPTRTTTSPSAAVQRLRVVLYVRISDDPEGTEKGVERQEADCRDYAESLGFEVVEVFREDDTLAFKQRTITLPTGEKVRRVVRPRFRAMLSFLTQGRAEAMIAYDLDRAVRDPRDLEDLIDAKVLYGFRVLSTTGSLRLDNDSDIAMARVLVEMANKSSADTARRVARASKQQAIDGKWHGGRAPYGYRMGDSTLYVVPEQAALVREAADRLLAGESVYAIIQRWHRRGESSALGKRWTESALVRIMRNPALKGARTYLPMLPDGSRSTVPETVTDGNWTPILDVTTWQRVNDVLAARTAKSQGGPGAIKRVYPFTGLIRCAECGTAMYRQGDFYTCGNKQFNTCHRSVKMTEVTALVEDAVLSVFSRLALTPETLPARDGSETERAHDELSVLIDSDRTVLNRLDDDHYDGLIDRATWARQRSRLTERISTRQREYQQHLARKPVLDVDIDLGTVASEWAERTAQWKYDAASIVLEAVLIHGHPKGVSPIVSRRRDEPDETYQARLREHRQSLLARRVEFVWCA, from the coding sequence ATGAGCATCGCGACCCCGACCCGCACGACCACCAGCCCGAGCGCCGCTGTTCAGCGGTTGCGGGTGGTGCTGTACGTCCGCATCAGTGACGACCCCGAGGGCACCGAGAAAGGTGTCGAGCGGCAGGAGGCGGACTGCCGCGATTATGCCGAGTCGCTGGGCTTCGAGGTGGTGGAGGTGTTCCGGGAGGACGACACCTTGGCGTTCAAGCAGCGCACGATCACCCTCCCGACCGGGGAGAAAGTGCGGCGTGTGGTTCGGCCACGGTTCCGGGCCATGCTGTCGTTCCTGACGCAGGGGCGTGCGGAGGCGATGATCGCCTACGACCTCGACCGGGCCGTGCGCGACCCCCGCGATCTGGAAGACCTGATCGACGCCAAGGTGCTGTACGGGTTCCGGGTGCTCTCCACCACCGGCAGCCTGCGCCTGGACAACGACTCGGACATCGCGATGGCGCGGGTGCTGGTGGAGATGGCGAACAAGTCGTCGGCGGACACGGCTCGACGGGTCGCCAGGGCGTCGAAGCAGCAGGCCATCGACGGCAAGTGGCATGGTGGCCGCGCCCCCTACGGGTACCGGATGGGCGACTCGACGCTGTATGTGGTGCCGGAGCAGGCGGCGCTGGTGCGGGAGGCGGCGGATCGTCTGCTGGCCGGGGAGTCGGTCTACGCGATCATCCAACGCTGGCACCGGCGCGGCGAGTCCTCCGCGCTGGGGAAGCGGTGGACGGAGAGCGCGTTGGTCCGGATCATGCGCAACCCGGCGCTGAAAGGTGCCCGAACCTATCTGCCGATGCTGCCGGACGGGTCGCGCTCGACTGTTCCTGAGACGGTCACCGACGGCAACTGGACGCCGATCCTCGACGTGACCACCTGGCAGCGGGTCAACGACGTGCTCGCCGCTCGCACCGCGAAGTCGCAGGGAGGGCCGGGAGCAATCAAGCGGGTCTACCCGTTCACCGGGCTGATCCGGTGCGCCGAGTGCGGCACCGCGATGTACCGGCAGGGCGACTTCTACACCTGCGGGAACAAGCAGTTCAACACCTGCCATCGCTCGGTGAAGATGACCGAGGTCACCGCGCTGGTCGAGGATGCGGTGCTGTCGGTCTTCTCCCGCCTTGCCCTGACCCCGGAGACGCTGCCTGCCCGCGACGGCAGCGAGACCGAGCGTGCACATGACGAGTTGTCGGTGCTGATCGACTCCGACCGGACGGTGCTGAACCGGCTCGATGACGACCACTACGACGGTCTGATCGACCGGGCGACCTGGGCGCGGCAGCGCTCACGGCTGACCGAGCGGATCAGTACCCGGCAGCGGGAGTATCAGCAGCACCTCGCCCGCAAGCCCGTCCTGGACGTGGACATCGACCTGGGCACGGTTGCCTCGGAATGGGCCGAGCGGACGGCGCAGTGGAAGTACGACGCGGCCAGCATCGTGCTCGAAGCCGTACTCATCCACGGCCACCCCAAGGGCGTGTCTCCGATCGTCTCGCGTCGTCGGGATGAGCCCGACGAGACCTATCAGGCGCGGTTGCGGGAGCACCGGCAGAGCCTACTCGCCCGCCGGGTCGAGTTCGTCTGGTGTGCGTGA
- a CDS encoding helix-turn-helix domain-containing protein: protein MKFIVVRAGSAILSGDFGQRPIRCGDVLLIGRGVPCGAEPEGQVTVTTVYLDPDYAVDLFYWQHTGLLLDRLEAQDVAAAVFTEPVQVIRLGELRLAELVPWLDELVELSEAGNLSESFARMQALWFLLADAIGPFLKTMPVAEVLAQSGKTWPRALCNRHLAAPVRVEVLTVRDALHSNIARRWVLRDLAEMVHLSPKQLARVFSIAYGKTPHAYLTMLRVGAMARLLREENLTVDAAAHRIGWSRNQAAEMFARHVGTTPGRYRLYGLPSTVVGSGAHLPGEIRPPRPENGLQA, encoded by the coding sequence GTGAAGTTCATCGTTGTCCGTGCGGGTTCTGCGATCTTGTCGGGTGACTTCGGGCAGCGCCCAATTCGCTGCGGCGATGTGCTCTTGATCGGCCGGGGCGTGCCGTGCGGGGCTGAACCCGAGGGGCAGGTGACCGTCACGACCGTCTATCTCGATCCCGACTACGCCGTGGACTTGTTCTACTGGCAGCACACCGGGTTGCTGCTCGACCGGCTCGAAGCGCAGGACGTTGCCGCAGCCGTGTTCACGGAACCAGTACAGGTGATCCGCCTCGGTGAACTGCGGCTCGCCGAACTCGTACCGTGGCTGGACGAGCTGGTCGAGCTCAGCGAGGCCGGGAACCTCTCGGAGTCGTTCGCCCGGATGCAAGCGCTGTGGTTCCTGCTCGCGGATGCCATCGGCCCGTTCTTGAAGACGATGCCCGTGGCGGAGGTGCTGGCGCAGTCGGGCAAGACGTGGCCACGGGCGCTGTGCAATCGGCATCTCGCGGCTCCGGTGCGGGTCGAGGTCTTAACCGTGCGCGATGCGCTGCATAGCAATATCGCTCGTCGCTGGGTGCTGCGTGATCTGGCGGAGATGGTGCATCTGTCTCCTAAGCAGCTCGCCCGCGTGTTCTCCATCGCCTACGGCAAGACCCCGCACGCCTATCTGACGATGTTGCGGGTGGGGGCAATGGCGCGGCTGCTGCGTGAGGAGAACCTGACCGTGGATGCCGCTGCGCATCGGATCGGCTGGTCGCGCAACCAGGCCGCGGAGATGTTCGCGCGGCACGTCGGCACCACGCCGGGCCGGTACCGCCTCTACGGGCTCCCGAGCACTGTTGTGGGAAGCGGTGCGCACCTACCTGGTGAGATCCGTCCGCCACGACCCGAGAACGGGCTCCAAGCATGA
- a CDS encoding TetR/AcrR family transcriptional regulator, whose translation MLDAAAAEFRVYGFADTSTEQLCEATGLLRGSLYNAFTSKDELFVQALERYATTFRERQAAILTDADLSGAERLRAVMDAIIEEEYEARDQPHGAGCMVVHSMMTPELRERDERIARILDRDLSERKSLLEGAILAGRLDGSIPTDADPGEGAMLFVTVVNGLRVMGQVGVAPQVLRRIALAGIATLIA comes from the coding sequence GTGCTCGACGCAGCGGCAGCGGAGTTCCGCGTGTATGGCTTCGCTGACACCTCGACCGAACAGCTCTGCGAGGCAACCGGCCTCCTGCGCGGGAGCCTGTACAACGCGTTCACCTCCAAGGACGAACTGTTCGTCCAGGCGTTGGAGCGCTACGCGACCACGTTCCGTGAGCGCCAGGCCGCGATCCTGACCGACGCCGACCTCAGTGGCGCTGAGCGGCTCCGTGCCGTCATGGATGCGATAATCGAGGAAGAGTACGAAGCCCGCGACCAGCCACATGGGGCCGGGTGCATGGTGGTGCACTCGATGATGACCCCGGAACTGCGCGAGCGCGACGAGCGGATTGCCCGCATCCTCGATAGAGACCTGAGCGAGCGGAAGAGCCTGCTCGAGGGTGCGATCCTGGCAGGAAGGCTCGACGGCAGCATCCCCACCGACGCAGACCCTGGAGAGGGAGCAATGCTGTTCGTCACGGTGGTCAACGGCTTGCGCGTCATGGGGCAGGTCGGAGTGGCACCGCAGGTGCTACGGCGTATCGCCCTGGCGGGCATCGCAACCCTGATCGCCTAA
- a CDS encoding ArsR/SmtB family transcription factor: MSRGQHSEDKHPDVSDISLTRVLSAVSDPLRLGIVLLLSDGQERQWGELDAPVSKSTLSHHMKTLRSAGVTRTRDEGTRCYVHLRADDLEARFPGLLATLLQAAPDEATSVGLK, translated from the coding sequence ATGTCGCGCGGCCAGCACTCGGAGGACAAGCACCCCGACGTCAGCGACATCTCGCTGACTCGGGTGCTGTCGGCCGTGTCCGACCCGCTGCGGCTCGGGATCGTCCTGCTGCTCTCGGACGGGCAGGAACGGCAGTGGGGCGAGCTCGATGCGCCGGTGTCGAAGTCAACGCTGAGCCACCACATGAAGACCCTCCGCAGCGCGGGTGTGACCCGTACCCGCGACGAGGGAACCCGCTGCTACGTCCACCTCCGCGCCGACGACCTCGAAGCCCGGTTTCCCGGACTGCTCGCCACCCTCTTGCAGGCCGCGCCCGACGAGGCCACCTCGGTCGGGCTCAAGTAG
- a CDS encoding MFS transporter: MLVKRHLYLLMATLLVVTMSELQTAGMMPYMAADLGVNTGTIGLLVSVYALGMAIGGPMVAIGLRRMPPRRALCLVVGTYAVFEIAAPLVHEFWWLALIRVLTGCLAGAMFGLCISFGARLAPSPERIGQNVAIVMSGLMVGTVVGLPVSHFIAEQWNWQTSFILLGGAALVVCLIDRIGLPDVEPASAESSTQDARALRNPALWARYLVSLLTIGATYGAFSYFTPLLEQNAGFSAGATTLILLAYGVCAVIGNLVVGRFADKHAIAVLRLGHGLVLLALVILGLFNHIPAVTLPFVLVIGLVGVTMNPALITRVVEVGGSGNLVSTVHTAVITSGVMVGTAISALTINATGDDDPAAAMWTGAGLAILAAIVLAAQSRTRQIAGDA; encoded by the coding sequence ATGCTCGTGAAGCGACATCTCTACCTGCTCATGGCGACGCTGCTGGTGGTGACGATGAGCGAGCTGCAGACCGCCGGGATGATGCCCTACATGGCCGCCGACCTCGGCGTGAACACTGGCACCATCGGCCTGCTCGTCTCGGTCTACGCGCTCGGCATGGCAATCGGCGGGCCAATGGTTGCGATCGGACTGCGCCGGATGCCTCCGCGCCGCGCACTGTGCCTCGTGGTCGGAACATATGCGGTTTTCGAGATCGCGGCCCCGCTGGTGCACGAATTCTGGTGGCTCGCCCTCATCCGCGTGCTCACCGGCTGCTTGGCCGGGGCGATGTTCGGGCTGTGCATCTCGTTCGGTGCCCGCCTCGCACCGAGCCCAGAGCGGATCGGGCAGAACGTCGCAATCGTCATGAGCGGTCTCATGGTCGGCACCGTCGTCGGCCTGCCCGTGTCACACTTCATTGCCGAGCAGTGGAACTGGCAGACCAGCTTCATCCTGCTGGGTGGTGCGGCACTCGTGGTCTGCCTAATCGACCGCATCGGGCTACCCGACGTCGAACCAGCGTCGGCGGAGTCGTCCACCCAGGACGCGCGGGCACTTCGCAATCCCGCGCTGTGGGCGCGGTATCTGGTGAGCCTGCTGACAATCGGTGCGACCTACGGCGCGTTCTCCTACTTCACCCCACTGCTAGAGCAGAACGCGGGTTTCTCCGCCGGAGCGACGACGCTGATCCTGCTCGCCTACGGCGTCTGCGCCGTGATCGGGAACCTCGTCGTCGGCAGGTTCGCTGACAAACACGCCATCGCCGTCCTCCGCCTCGGACACGGCCTCGTGCTCCTCGCACTGGTGATACTGGGCCTGTTCAACCACATCCCGGCAGTCACACTGCCGTTCGTGCTGGTGATCGGACTGGTCGGCGTGACCATGAACCCAGCGCTGATTACTCGGGTGGTCGAGGTTGGAGGCTCGGGCAACCTCGTCTCCACCGTGCACACCGCGGTCATCACCTCCGGCGTGATGGTGGGCACCGCGATCAGCGCCCTGACCATCAACGCGACCGGAGACGACGACCCTGCCGCCGCGATGTGGACTGGTGCGGGGCTTGCCATCCTCGCCGCTATTGTCCTTGCGGCGCAGTCGAGAACCCGGCAGATAGCGGGCGATGCGTGA